The Candidatus Rokuibacteriota bacterium genome has a segment encoding these proteins:
- a CDS encoding LLM class flavin-dependent oxidoreductase, translated as MPIPVGLNVWSRLVESLFPYLDQSAGPFESLWFPDHVQYGANKVAEGWTLLAFALARYPDKFCTHEVLCNSFRNPAHLAKMVATAQALSGGRVMLGIGAGWNEEEYRAYGWPFPPTRVRIAQLSEAIELIRLMWTTSPATYQGEHYQINGAYCEPKPDPIPPIVVGGHGEKYLLRAVAKHADWWNYSFRDDLTYAHKQEVLKSHCRDVGRDYDEITQVIRVGILIAETEGEVERLKAQPHIRPMQDIRLAGTPAQVTETLLGLIGRGADRLTVNFADAPRPEGTQLFSQKVLPHL; from the coding sequence ATGCCAATACCCGTGGGTCTCAATGTCTGGTCGAGGCTGGTAGAGAGCCTCTTCCCGTACCTGGACCAAAGCGCCGGCCCCTTCGAGTCGCTCTGGTTCCCCGACCATGTCCAGTACGGCGCGAACAAGGTCGCCGAAGGCTGGACGCTGCTCGCGTTTGCGCTCGCGCGCTATCCCGACAAGTTCTGCACCCACGAAGTGCTCTGCAATAGCTTTCGCAATCCGGCCCATCTGGCCAAGATGGTCGCGACCGCGCAGGCGCTGTCCGGCGGGCGAGTGATGCTGGGCATCGGCGCCGGCTGGAACGAGGAGGAGTATCGCGCCTACGGCTGGCCCTTCCCGCCGACGCGCGTTCGCATCGCCCAGCTGAGCGAGGCCATTGAGCTGATCCGGCTCATGTGGACCACGTCGCCGGCGACGTATCAGGGCGAGCACTATCAGATCAACGGCGCCTACTGCGAGCCGAAGCCCGACCCCATTCCGCCCATCGTCGTGGGCGGCCACGGCGAGAAATACCTGCTGCGCGCCGTGGCGAAGCACGCCGACTGGTGGAACTACAGCTTCCGCGACGACCTTACGTATGCCCACAAGCAGGAGGTGCTCAAGAGCCACTGCCGGGATGTCGGCCGCGACTATGACGAGATCACGCAGGTCATCCGCGTCGGCATCCTGATCGCCGAGACCGAGGGCGAGGTCGAGCGGCTGAAGGCGCAGCCTCACATCCGGCCCATGCAGGACATCCGCCTGGCCGGCACGCCGGCCCAGGTGACCGAGACCCTGCTGGGTTTGATCGGGCGCGGGGCCGATCGGCTCACGGTCAACTTCGCCGACGCGCCCCGCCCGGAA